From Pseudoalteromonas sp. R3, one genomic window encodes:
- a CDS encoding LysR family transcriptional regulator has translation MSNISDIELNQLRLLQLIFETKNLTRAGERAGLTQSAVSHTLKKLRHSFNDSLVIRQGNKLILTPRAEYLQSQLNRWLNDFERHILTQEQFDPAHSSRTFFIATSDLVEQSLAPVLIPHLSKVAPNIQVVFAKLDKRGFASQIESGEVDFSISVIESSHPALMVTTLYKDDYVSVVRQDHPCLSSVLDLAGYCRYPHILAGTGKDIRGTVDDALDKLGHTRKVQYKVANFSSAPYIVETSDAIFTAPRKFIEAVSAKFNIAVFEPPLSVPPFSMKMYWDIRNKDDQASRWFRQEIISVARQTTP, from the coding sequence ATGAGTAATATTTCGGATATCGAGCTCAATCAGCTGCGTCTGTTACAGTTAATATTTGAGACTAAAAACCTGACACGAGCCGGCGAGCGTGCCGGTCTGACGCAATCAGCAGTCAGCCATACGCTGAAAAAGCTACGCCACAGCTTTAATGATTCGTTGGTTATTCGACAGGGCAATAAATTGATCCTGACACCACGTGCAGAATACCTGCAATCCCAGCTCAATCGCTGGTTAAATGACTTTGAACGCCATATTCTTACTCAGGAGCAGTTTGATCCTGCTCACTCCAGCCGTACTTTTTTTATCGCCACCAGCGATCTGGTAGAGCAATCACTGGCCCCGGTTTTAATCCCACATCTAAGCAAAGTGGCCCCTAATATTCAGGTGGTATTTGCCAAGCTCGATAAACGGGGTTTTGCAAGCCAAATTGAAAGTGGTGAGGTTGATTTTTCAATCAGCGTTATCGAGTCTAGCCATCCCGCTCTGATGGTTACGACCTTGTATAAAGACGACTATGTGTCAGTAGTAAGGCAAGATCACCCTTGTCTGAGTTCTGTACTCGACCTGGCCGGTTACTGCCGCTATCCGCATATTCTGGCGGGCACTGGTAAAGATATTCGGGGAACCGTGGACGACGCGCTGGACAAACTGGGACATACCCGTAAAGTTCAATATAAAGTGGCTAACTTCTCAAGTGCCCCATACATTGTCGAAACCAGTGATGCCATATTCACAGCACCACGCAAATTCATTGAGGCAGTGAGTGCCAAGTTCAATATTGCAGTGTTTGAACCACCTCTATCAGTCCCGCCGTTTTCGATGAAAATGTACTGGGATATTCGCAACAAAGACGATCAGGCTAGCCGCTGGTTCAGACAGGAAATCATCTCTGTCGCGCGTCAAACAACACCTTAG